TCGACGCCCTTCTTGTACATATTGACCCATTGAATGAAGGTCTGTTGAGAAGTTGGCAGACGCTGGGAAGATACCTTTTTGGTCTTTCCCTTCGCTCTCACCGAATAGTTGCTTCCACCATTCAGAGAAGTATTGAAGCCCTGGTTCATAGTTGATCAGCATTTCAATCGTTTTACCTTTGTTGTATAGGACATTACGAACGGCTGCGTATTGATATGCAGGATTTTCTTCCAACTCAGATGTAGAGAAGTCACGGCTTGCATCTGCAGCACCTTTCATCATTGCTTCGATATCCGCTCCTGAAACCGCGATCGGCAATAAACCTACTGCCGTAAGGACGGAATAGCGTCCTCCTACATCATCAGGAATAATAAAGGACTCATAGCCTTCTTCCGTTGCCAGAGTTTTTAAAGCTCCACGTGCTTTGTCTGTTGTAGCGTAAATACGTTTACGGGCTTCTTCCTTCCCGTATTTTTCTTCTAAAATTTTACGGAAGATACGGAAAGCCAATGCCGGCTCTGTCGTAGTACCAGATTTAGAAATTACGTTGATTGAGAAGTCTTTTCCTTCTAGAAGGTCCATCAAATCTCTCATGTAAGTTGAACTGATGTTATTCCCAACAAACACAACCTGAGGAGTTTTTCGTTGCTCCTTTGTTAGAGCATTGTAGAAAGAATGATTTAACATTTCCAAGGCAGCTCGTGCACCAAGGTATGATCCGCCGATACCTACTACTAACAAAATGTCTGAATCGTTTTTGATTTTCTCTGCACTTTTTACAATTCGTGCAAACTCTTCTTTGTCGTAATCTGTAGGCAGGTCAATCCAACCAAGGTAATCATTTCCCGCGCCAGTTTTTTCATGTAATGAATGATGGGCAACCTTTACCGCATCACGTAAGTATGTAATTTCATGTTCGCCGAAAAAAGATAATGCCTTTTTATAATCAAAGCGAATATGTGTCATATATAATAACCTCCATAAAAACATATTTGCATGCCAATTTTCACTTTACATAATACTGTCCGATAATTCAAGGATTCCCCTCCCCTGTAAGCGGATACAAATAAAATATTTCATTTCCACTCGCTTACTCTCACAAGAAAACGGCTATACATAGTGTATAACCGCTCTCCTTTTTCGCTTTGTCTTCACCATCAAGTCGGTTCGACTTCGATTTCTTCATTTTCCTTTTTTGCCACTACAATTCGGATATATTCCCGTGGCTTAAATGGTTGGATGACATTCGAGCTTCCCTGTTGATTAGATCCAATAAGCACAATGGAGGGATCTCCATTGTAATACTGGTCCACATAATCTCTTTTTTGCTCAACGCTCAACCACCATGCACCAGCAAATAAAGTAGAAAATATGGATAGTGCAACAGCCGCTTTTCTTTTCACCATATCTACCACCACCTATGACTAGGATGGCTAAAATATCGACATTTTATGCAGTTGGAAAAATATTTTTTAGACCTGTTTTGACTAGTTTCTATCATATTTAATATGCAGGACAAAATCGGTCCATACTAACAAACAGTAAGGATGCAAGCGGTTATGATTTAGTATATAATTTGATTTAGTAATTTTTCTATACAAATAATAATTCCTTTTTACACGTAACAAGGCAGGTACCAACCGGATAGAGTGACACTATCTTAGAGAAAAATGGTATTTGGCGTTGTTTTCTTATGTTTAGAAGGGAAGACTATTATTTATAGAAGAAACAGAGGAGGTTTGTGTCTTGTCACTGATTCATTTAGTGATTTTATCGCCTTTCTTGTTGGCGATTCTTGTGCCTTTTGCGCATAAGTATTTCAAAAGCATACATACTGGGTGGTTTGTATTTGTATTGCCACTCTTTTTGTTCATTTACTTTCTCCAATTCTTAAGCACCACCATGAACGGGGAAACATACACAAGCACCATGAAGTGGATTCCTTCCATCGGGATAGATTTCGCTGTTTACTTAGATGGCCTAGGACTGCTCTTTGCCTTGCTAATAACAGGTATCGGTGCCTTGGTCGTTCTTTACTCCATTTATTATTTATCTAAAGAAAAAGAAGCGTTAAATACTTTTTATGTATACCTACTCATGTTTATGGGTGCAATGCTAGGGGTTGTACTTTCGGACAATCTACTTGTTATGTATTCCTTCTGGGAATTGACTAGTATTTCTTCCTTCCTGTTAATCAGTTACTGGTACCATCGCGAAAAATCCCGCTATGGTGCACAGAAGTCTATGCTGATCACAGTGTTTGGCGGACTGGCAATGCTCGCTGGAATCATCCTCTTATATTTAATGACTGGGTCGTTCAGCATTCGAGAAAACATCGCAAACGTTGATGTTATCACCAGTCATGAACTATTTGTACCGGCACTTCTTTTATTTTTGCTTGGTGCCTTCACAAAATCAGCCCAATTCCCATTTCATATTTGGTTGCCGGACGCAATGGAAGCACCGACACCTGTCAGTGCGTACTTACATTCCGCTACCATGGTTAAGGCGGGTATTTATCTTGTAGCTCGTATGAGTCCTGTCTTTGCAGGTGCTCCGGAATGGTTCTGGCTTGTATCAGGATTCGGTATTGTGACCTTATTCTGGGGATCATTTTCTGCCGTTAAACAAACCGATTTGAAAGCAATATTGGCTTTCTCCACTGTCAGTCAACTAGGATTGATTATGTCCTTGCTAGGTATTGGAAGTGCAGCTGCACATTATGACTACATTGGGGAAAATGCTTATACGATTGCAACCCTTGCAGCGGTGTTCCATTTAATCAATCATGCAACCTTTAAAGGAAGCTTGTTCATGGTTGTCGGGATTGTCGATCACGAAACCGGGACTCGTGATATACGAAAGCTTGGCGGTTTGATGAACTTAATGCCTATAACTTTCACTCTGGCAATAATCGGGGCATTCTCGATGGCTGGCTTGCCTCCTTTTAACGGATTCTTGAGTAAAGAGATGTTCTTTACCGGGATGTTGCAAGCATTAGAGATAGGTGCTTGGAATATGGAAACGCTCGGTATGATTTTCCCAGTGCTTGCCTGGGTTGCAAGTGTCTTCACATTTATCTATAGCATGATTTTAGTGTTCAAAACCTTTACAGGGAAATACCAGCCTGAGAAGATGGATAAAAAACCGCATGAGGCACCAATTGGCATGCTTATCCCGCCAATCATCCTGGCTTCATTAGTTGTTATTTTCGGTTTCTTCCCAATGTTGTTAAAAGGGGTTATCGAACCTGCACTATATTCTATTCTTCCATCAAATGTTCTATCTGTGGAAGTGAAAATTTATCATTGGCACGGCTTTAATACAGAGTTGTTTATGACGATCGGAGTAATTCTTGTAGGTGTTCTTCTCTATCTTACAGTTGCCAAATGGGGGAAAATATACGATTGGTTCCCACAAAGGCTTACACTTAACAAATTGTATGATGGTGGGTTAGTCGCACTGGACAGGGGTTCATCTGCATTCACTAGATTGCCCATGACAGGCTTTATCCGTGACTACCTTGTTATGATTTTTGGATTCATGATTATATTGCTTGGAGCTCTGCTGTTCTTCACCGATGCATTTAATGTAAATCTAACTAATGTCGCGCCTGTTGGGATTTATGAAGTGATTTTAGCCGTTGTTATGGTCATTTCAGCTGTAACCATTCTATTTGTAAAATCTAGACTAGCGGCTATCATTGCACTTGGTGCAGTCGGATATTCTATGTCCCTGTTTTTCGTATTGTTTAGAGCACCGGATTTGGCATTAACTCAATTAGTTATTGAAACAGTTTCGGTGGCGTTGTTCTTGTTGTGTTTCTATCACCTTCCAGAGCTATCAAAGAAGATGGACAAACTTCGCTTTAAAGTGACGAATTTCATCATTTCATTAGGTGTTGGTCTTATTGTCATCTTTATCGGCCTTTCCGTTAACAGCTCAAAGTTGTTCGAATCAATTTCTAGTTATTTTGAGGCTGCTTCTTATAAAGAGGCTGGCGGAAAAAACATGGTTAACGTAATTC
This window of the Sutcliffiella horikoshii genome carries:
- a CDS encoding glucose-6-phosphate isomerase, which gives rise to MTHIRFDYKKALSFFGEHEITYLRDAVKVAHHSLHEKTGAGNDYLGWIDLPTDYDKEEFARIVKSAEKIKNDSDILLVVGIGGSYLGARAALEMLNHSFYNALTKEQRKTPQVVFVGNNISSTYMRDLMDLLEGKDFSINVISKSGTTTEPALAFRIFRKILEEKYGKEEARKRIYATTDKARGALKTLATEEGYESFIIPDDVGGRYSVLTAVGLLPIAVSGADIEAMMKGAADASRDFSTSELEENPAYQYAAVRNVLYNKGKTIEMLINYEPGLQYFSEWWKQLFGESEGKDQKGIFPASANFSTDLHSMGQYVQEGRRDLFETIIKVDTPRHELTVEEEAADLDGLNYLAGETVDFVNTKAYEGTLLAHTDGGVPNLVVNIPAMDAYTFGYLVYFFEKACAMSGYLLGVNPFDQPGVEAYKVNMFALLGKPGFEEVKAELEKRLK
- a CDS encoding Na+/H+ antiporter subunit A, which gives rise to MSLIHLVILSPFLLAILVPFAHKYFKSIHTGWFVFVLPLFLFIYFLQFLSTTMNGETYTSTMKWIPSIGIDFAVYLDGLGLLFALLITGIGALVVLYSIYYLSKEKEALNTFYVYLLMFMGAMLGVVLSDNLLVMYSFWELTSISSFLLISYWYHREKSRYGAQKSMLITVFGGLAMLAGIILLYLMTGSFSIRENIANVDVITSHELFVPALLLFLLGAFTKSAQFPFHIWLPDAMEAPTPVSAYLHSATMVKAGIYLVARMSPVFAGAPEWFWLVSGFGIVTLFWGSFSAVKQTDLKAILAFSTVSQLGLIMSLLGIGSAAAHYDYIGENAYTIATLAAVFHLINHATFKGSLFMVVGIVDHETGTRDIRKLGGLMNLMPITFTLAIIGAFSMAGLPPFNGFLSKEMFFTGMLQALEIGAWNMETLGMIFPVLAWVASVFTFIYSMILVFKTFTGKYQPEKMDKKPHEAPIGMLIPPIILASLVVIFGFFPMLLKGVIEPALYSILPSNVLSVEVKIYHWHGFNTELFMTIGVILVGVLLYLTVAKWGKIYDWFPQRLTLNKLYDGGLVALDRGSSAFTRLPMTGFIRDYLVMIFGFMIILLGALLFFTDAFNVNLTNVAPVGIYEVILAVVMVISAVTILFVKSRLAAIIALGAVGYSMSLFFVLFRAPDLALTQLVIETVSVALFLLCFYHLPELSKKMDKLRFKVTNFIISLGVGLIVIFIGLSVNSSKLFESISSYFEAASYKEAGGKNMVNVILVDFRGFDTLFEIAVLTIAAFGIYAMIKLRLADKKGGVKGESK